Proteins co-encoded in one Rhopalosiphum maidis isolate BTI-1 chromosome 2, ASM367621v3, whole genome shotgun sequence genomic window:
- the LOC113553222 gene encoding serine/threonine-protein kinase PLK1-like: MSKSKEDEVRIPDVIIDTKNNKKYQKCSFLGKGGFAKCYEIIDIKTQEVFAGKIVSKKYLLRNNQKDKMTQEIFIHKILKNKNIVSFHSFFEDNDFVYIILELCRKRSMMELHKRRKILTEPETRYYVYQILEGTLYLHQQNIIHRDLKLGNLFLNDEMEVKIGDLGLAAKIEYDGQRKKTLCGTPNYIAPEILKKTGHSFEVDVWSIGCIMYTLLVGKPPFETNSLKETYARITRCDYNIPSHLNKNASTLIEKMLQFDPKKRPLVSEILKADFFTTGYMPKKLPPSCLTMAPRFDSIKYRESISNRRPLIELNSPKNIVVKTASKPQDPDFKPLVLNLPSRPGNGVSAIDCKEYMISLEKELRNVLKCKSSKTRMRNMEETTDPVAQPLIWVSKWVDYSDKYGFGYELSDDCVGVMFNDFTRIVLLANLKDVHYIEKNGSEQYYTIDHTPPTLEKKMKLLMYFRRYMNDHLVKAGADILAKDADQLSRTPYLYQWYRSTSSVILQLTNGTLQINFTDHTKVILCPLMNAVTFVEENIFRTYRFNTIAEHGCSPEFEKCLVYAHKKIISILKDNQ, from the exons ATGTCCAAATCTAAGGAAGACGAGGTCAGAATCCCGGATGTGATTATTGACACTAAGAACAACAAAAAGTATCAGAAATGCAGCTTCCTAGGAAAG ggTGGTTTTGCAAAATGTTacgaaattattgatataaaaacccAGGAGGTATTTGCAGGAAAAATTGTGTCTAAAAAATACCTTTTgagaaataatcaaaaagataaaatgactcaagaaatatttattcacaagattttgaaaaacaaaaatattgtttcttttcatagtttttttgaggataatgattttgtttatattatcttgGAACTTTGTCGAAAAAGATCTATGATGGAGCTTCATAA gaGAAGGAAAATACTTACTGAACCTGAAACTCGTTACTATGTGTATCAAATTCTTGAAGGCACATTATATCTACatcaacaaaacattattcatcGGGATCTAAAATTAGgaaatttattcttaaacgATGAAATGGAGGTTAAAATAGGGGATTTGGGTTTAGCTGCTAAAATTGAATATGACGGACAacgtaaaaa aacattATGTGGTACTCCAAACTATATTGCTCCAGAGATTCTTAAAAAAACTGGTCATAGTTTTGAAGTGGATGTATGGTCTATTGggtgtattat gtatacACTGTTAGTTGGAAAACCACCATTTGAAACAAACTCTTTGAAAGAAACATATGCTCGAATTACGCgatgtgattataatataccatctCATTTAAATAAGAACGCCAGTACtcttattgaaaaaatgcttcaatttGACCCTAAAAAACGTCCTTTAGTTTCTGAAATATTGAAAGCTGATTTCTTTACTACGGGTTATATGCCTAAAAAGTTGCCACCATCTTGCCTAACCATGGCTCCTCGTTTtgattctattaaatatagagAATCGATTTCTAATCGTAGACCACTaattg aaCTGAACAgtccaaaaaatattgttgttaaaacTGCTTCAAAACCTCAAGACCCAGATTTTAAACCCCTAGTATTAAATTTGCCAAGCAGACCTGGAAACGGTGTATCTGCAATTGATTGTAAAGAATACATGATTTCTCTTGAAAAAGAATTGAGAAATGTATTGAAGTGTAAATCATCTAAAACTAGAATGAGAAATATGg aagaaACCACTGATCCTGTTGCTCAACCTTTAATTTGGGTTAGTAAATGGGTAGACTATTCTGATAAGTATGGATTTGGTTATGAATTATCTGATGACTGTGTAGGTGTcatgtttaatgattttactCGAATTGTACTATTGGCAAATTTAAA GGATGTTCActacatagaaaaaaatggCTCTGAACAATACTATACTATTGATCATACACCTCCAACACTAGAAAAGAAAATGAAATTGTTGATGTACTTTAGGCGGTACATGAATGATCATCTTGTTAAAGCTGGAGCAGATATATTAGCTAAAGATGCAGATCAGTTAAGTCGTACTCCATATTTGTATCAATGGTATAGATCTACTTCATCAGTTATTTTGCAACTCACGAATGGGACTCTACAA ataaactTCACAGATCATACAAAAGTCATATTGTGTCCACTAATGAATGCTGTGACCTTTgttgaagaaaatatttttcgtacaTACCGGTTTAATACAATTGCAGAACATGGCTGTAGTCCTGAATTTGAAAAGTGCTTAGTATATGCTCacaagaaaattatttctatattgaaAGATAACCAATAG
- the LOC113553285 gene encoding ankyrin repeat and zinc finger domain-containing protein 1-like, giving the protein MSTILPSASKTVLIGRPEYQSLLDGVRLISLGLTRKEDTTAVGLKNLDVDKNYLLGMHCTTCQIAFKLSEEHKAHYKSDWHRYNLKQKIRNRQTIDEPKFLALENKANDSSSSCESDDEINAYNSYFSIDSKLFFENNFGNAFSVYRCLLTNKKDIPNEEIVVNSLKSISTKPTWFIIMLGGGRFSAAIFKGEEVIVHKTFHSYTVRAKQGGSQSTQDQSKGGCKSAGASLRRYNEASQLKHIQEILSSWLHHIKLCNLIFYRAIGPNNRNILFGGSNPLINKNDSRLCQIPFGTKKATFAEVQKVYNQLSTVLVYDSKDIINNSVKNYVLKLFKKRKNTESRTKKIVEKPIKDIQNPNENVRLSSMSDSSENDNENKIVESPESKIFENNSSILSNDLTTKKRKKRKKKPKTTITVKCAEVEEVKKLLLQTIEEKDSEALSKYLLLEDLNSSITKEYLEKSLNEPIDESNNTILHLASTYCLHNHIYLLLQYGSNPVHKNKDAKTPYELAPDKSTRKVFRKFMAVFPDKYDYDKSRLPGPLTEELQEELKERKKAKQKRAKERKVVEELKKEEEIQKQKFLQLSDREKCAIAAEKRLMAVQGTFKLLRCFYCGKNIEEKYPFEYMDYKFCSVQCVKNHRQKNIVN; this is encoded by the exons atgtcgacGATTTTACCCTCTGCTAGTAAAACGGTCTTGATAGGTCGTCCCGAATATCAATCGCTCTTGGACGGAGTGCGACTCATTAGCTTGGGATTGACAAGAAAAGAAGACACAACGGCAGTCGGTTTAAaaa ATTTGGATGttgataaaaactatttgttaGGCATGCATTGTACTACGTGTCAAATAGCATTCAAACTGTCTGAAGAACACAAAGCACACTATAAATCAGACTGGCATCGGTATAATTTAAAGCAAAAAATACGTAACAGACAAACAATTGACGAGCCAAAGTTTCTTGCTCTAGAAA ataaagCTAATGACAGCTCATCCAGTTGTGAAAGTGATGATGAGATCAATGCttacaattcatatttttcaattgattcaaaattattttttgagaatAATTTTGGTAATGCTTTTTCTGTGTACAGATGTTTATTgactaataaaaaa GACATTCCAAATGAAGAGATTGTGGTTAACTCATTGAAATCTATCAGCACTAAACCCacatggtttattattatgttaggtGGTGGTCGTTTTTCAGCAGCTATATTTAAAG gaGAGGAAGTAATTGTTCATAAAACTTTTCATTCATATACTGTTAGAGCGAAACAAGGTGGTTCTCAAAGTACACAAGATCAATCAAAAGGTGGATGTAAAAGTGCTGGTGCTAGTTTACGTAGATATAATGAAGCATCTCAATTAAaa catattcaagaaatattatcatcatggTTAcaccatataaaattatgtaaccttatattttatcgaGCAATTGGTCCAAACAAtcgaaatattctatttggtGGTTCAAacccattaataaataaaaacgacaGTAGACTATGTCAAATACCATTTGGAACCAAAAAGGCAACTTTTGCAGAAGTTCAAAAAGTTTATAACCAACTATCAACAGTTTTGGTATATG ATTccaaagatattattaataattctgttaaaaattatgtattaaagttatttaaaaagagaaaaaatacagaatctagaacaaaaaaaattgttgagaaACCCATTAAAGACATTCAAAATCCAAATGAAAATGTTCGACTATCTTCAATGTcag ATTCTAGTGAAaatgataatgaaaataaaattgtagaaTCTCcggaaagtaaaatatttgaaaataatagtagCATATTATCAAATGACTTGACAACTAAGAAACGCAAGAAGAGGAAGAAGAAACCCAAAACTACAATTACTGTGAAATGTGCTGAAGTTGAAGaagtaaaaaaacttttattgcaAACAATTGAAGAAAAAGATTCTGAAGCTTTAAGTAAATACCTTTTATTGGAAGATTTAAATAGTTCAATTACAAAAGAATATctagaaaaaagtttaaatgaaCCTATCGATGAatcaaataatactatacttcATTTAGCTTCTACTTATTGTCTACACAATCATATTTA tttacttTTACAATATGGATCAAATCcagttcataaaaataaagacgCCAAAACACCGTATGAATTAGCACCAGATAAGTCAACTAGAAAAGTGTTTAGGAAATTCATGGCTGTATTCCCTGATAAATATGATTAcgataaa TCCCGTTTACCAGGACCATTAACAGAAGAATTACAAGAGGAattaaaagaaagaaaaaaagctAAACAAAAACGAGCCAAAGAAAGAAAAGTAGttgaagaattaaaaaaagaagaagaaatTCAAAAGCAGAAATTTCTTCAATTATCAGATCGGgagaaa tgtgCGATAGCAGCAGAAAAACGATTGATGGCAGTTCAAgggacatttaaattattgcgaTGCTTTTATTGTGGCAAAAATATAGAAGAAAAGTATCCTTTTGAATACATGGACTATAAATTTTGCAGTGTTCAATGTGTTAAAAATcatagacaaaaaaatattgtaaactaa